Proteins encoded within one genomic window of Fibrobacter sp. UWB16:
- a CDS encoding MotA/TolQ/ExbB proton channel family protein, translating to MDEYSVIEATMSILLRGGWVLLPLFLIGWLGWFLMFERYGYYFMLKGTSTSKFFKDLDTVGEEAAFAKLRKRRFGYFLALVENVRKYRNDGPVAVRNAMLATRHELDVSLSKSLKTIVTCASIAPLLGLLGTVSGMVHTFETIKQFGFGNPVLLADGISEALLTTQAGLLVAFPLMLVYNYLERRVDSIGDFAWSEALKFEERCFAKEVE from the coding sequence ATGGACGAATATTCCGTCATCGAAGCGACCATGAGCATCCTGCTGCGCGGCGGCTGGGTGTTGCTCCCGCTATTCCTGATTGGGTGGCTGGGTTGGTTCTTGATGTTTGAACGATACGGCTATTATTTTATGCTGAAAGGCACTTCGACTTCGAAGTTCTTCAAGGATTTGGACACGGTGGGCGAGGAGGCTGCTTTTGCAAAACTCCGCAAGCGCCGCTTTGGCTACTTCTTGGCTCTTGTCGAAAATGTGCGGAAGTACCGTAACGATGGTCCTGTGGCTGTGCGCAATGCGATGCTTGCGACGCGTCACGAACTGGACGTGAGCCTTTCCAAGTCGCTCAAGACGATTGTGACTTGTGCCTCGATTGCTCCGCTCCTTGGACTTTTGGGAACGGTCTCTGGCATGGTGCACACGTTCGAGACGATTAAGCAGTTTGGCTTTGGAAACCCGGTGCTATTGGCTGACGGCATTTCCGAAGCGCTCCTCACGACGCAGGCGGGCTTGCTTGTCGCGTTCCCGTTGATGCTCGTTTATAACTATCTCGAAAGACGAGTGGATTCTATTGGTGATTTTGCCTGGAGCGAAGCGCTCAAGTTCGAAGAACGCTGCTTTGCCAAGGAGGTTGAATGA
- a CDS encoding nicotinate-nicotinamide nucleotide adenylyltransferase — protein sequence MKNVAVLGGAFDPVHKDHMRVARTCLDRGFCDEVWFMPSPDRWDKQLNASPEDRFAMLELAFSGDKRLFLSNLEIQQGDYRGSYVFLMSLKEKFPDINFRLLTGADTYEGIPHWRDPLNFYGTNYNGHLLLRDIELIVFARNGYPQPDMEQHKRNGYAPLYWLGPEQGFNGVYSSTAIRRSLLLNRGVCPQGLEQSVYDYIIKHDLYRE from the coding sequence ATGAAGAATGTTGCTGTTTTGGGTGGTGCTTTTGATCCGGTCCATAAAGATCACATGCGTGTGGCGCGAACTTGTTTGGACCGAGGTTTTTGTGATGAAGTCTGGTTTATGCCGAGTCCCGACCGTTGGGATAAGCAGCTGAACGCTTCGCCAGAAGACCGCTTTGCAATGCTCGAACTTGCATTCTCGGGCGATAAGCGCTTGTTCCTTTCGAACCTAGAAATCCAGCAGGGCGATTATCGCGGCTCGTACGTGTTCTTGATGAGCCTCAAGGAAAAATTCCCGGATATCAATTTCCGCTTGCTCACAGGTGCCGATACTTACGAAGGTATCCCGCATTGGCGCGACCCCCTGAATTTTTACGGTACGAACTACAACGGCCATTTGCTGCTTCGCGATATTGAACTGATTGTCTTTGCTCGCAATGGTTACCCACAACCGGATATGGAACAACATAAGCGCAATGGTTACGCTCCGCTTTACTGGCTTGGGCCGGAACAGGGCTTTAACGGCGTTTATTCAAGTACCGCCATCCGCAGGTCGCTTTTGCTGAATCGGGGAGTGTGCCCGCAGGGGTTGGAACAGTCCGTTTACGATTACATCATCAAGCACGATTTGTACAGGGAATAA
- a CDS encoding RluA family pseudouridine synthase: MGKAPSDMFFESEVRPEYEGRLLLDFLCDRFTYHSREDWVDRLTRGLVTINGATANVETVAHRGDKVVYHVENYSEPEVPTDFETVFEDDEFILVAKPAGVPVHHTGRIFYNTFAAIIRREFDSETATPMHRLDRDTGGLILFARYGETAARFQKNLDRILLRKFYLAVVRGKFPEGEVECHMPLREDPEDPIRLRMHHREDGKECFTRFKLVRHLDCPEIAPELSLVEAELITGRKHQIRAHLAEMGYPIVGDRLYYRDGEFYQKLAQGGELTDEDIKVLGAHNQMLFAYKVELQLPYWKEPRTFESHAYPADMKRLLEK, encoded by the coding sequence ATGGGCAAGGCTCCGTCAGATATGTTCTTTGAAAGTGAAGTGCGCCCGGAATACGAAGGCCGCCTTTTGCTCGATTTCCTTTGCGACCGTTTCACGTACCACAGCCGTGAAGACTGGGTGGACCGTCTGACGCGCGGACTCGTGACGATTAATGGTGCAACAGCCAATGTTGAGACTGTAGCGCATCGCGGCGACAAGGTCGTTTACCACGTCGAAAACTACAGCGAGCCCGAAGTCCCGACTGATTTTGAAACAGTCTTTGAAGATGATGAATTTATTCTAGTCGCAAAGCCGGCTGGCGTGCCTGTACACCATACGGGTCGCATTTTCTACAACACGTTTGCAGCGATCATCCGCCGTGAATTCGATTCCGAGACGGCAACGCCGATGCACCGCTTGGATCGCGATACGGGTGGACTTATCTTGTTTGCAAGGTATGGCGAAACGGCCGCACGCTTCCAGAAAAATCTGGACCGCATTTTGCTCCGCAAGTTCTACCTCGCTGTCGTGCGTGGAAAGTTCCCGGAAGGCGAAGTGGAATGCCACATGCCTTTGCGTGAAGACCCGGAAGACCCGATTCGCTTGCGCATGCACCACCGCGAAGATGGCAAGGAATGCTTTACGCGCTTTAAGCTCGTGCGCCATTTGGATTGCCCAGAAATTGCGCCGGAGCTTTCGCTTGTCGAGGCGGAGCTCATTACGGGACGTAAGCACCAGATTCGCGCGCACCTCGCTGAGATGGGTTACCCGATTGTGGGGGACCGCCTGTATTACCGCGATGGTGAATTTTACCAGAAGCTCGCGCAGGGCGGTGAACTCACCGACGAAGATATCAAGGTGCTTGGCGCCCACAACCAGATGCTTTTTGCGTACAAGGTTGAACTCCAGCTCCCGTACTGGAAAGAACCCCGCACCTTCGAAAGCCACGCGTACCCTGCTGACATGAAACGACTGCTGGAAAAATAA
- a CDS encoding MotA/TolQ/ExbB proton channel family protein produces MKFGIRNSELGISLNRHPERSEGSSARFLLPLVVAAFAIFAPASHAQQNTTVDAVKKRAELNSAKADLEEARRKRDMAVAARWKDRETFNKERELFNEKYQLGKERVDALMSERTRLLEDVRVAREDLAQVKLQAEKARAEYLSLAAGPERLEMLAKFQEQGVPFKVADRVEAQNKVKKEMGLYRDDPLRIARSMLDVAKKEMKFTREVRTEKADLMFGSSVAEGDRMRLGGLFAMQMAKVTDINGFHPSALMLPVAGEKKRVYSWQENLSPETRKDVAKAFAGANDSAFVMVPVDVLLSTELSSELANHQETTWKEDFAEFFHNGGILMYPIATLFILGLVIFLVRLVWLLILGFGGRGARNAAKALANSDLRLATAESQRAHGEVGKVLRSVLGKNFKDRASAEKSLEVLFAGEVPKLEMGLSWISVFASTAPLLGLLGTVMGMIELFNVITMHGTSDPKLLAGGISIALVTTEAGLIVAIPLQLLHTLLVNISDSVRTRMEKTGLAVLNAIWIKEK; encoded by the coding sequence ATGAAATTCGGAATTCGGAATTCGGAATTAGGAATTAGCCTCAACCGTCATCCTGAGCGAAGCGAAGGATCCAGTGCACGTTTCTTATTGCCTCTTGTTGTAGCAGCTTTCGCAATTTTTGCACCTGCTTCTCATGCTCAGCAGAACACGACTGTCGATGCCGTCAAGAAGCGCGCCGAACTCAACAGCGCGAAGGCCGACCTCGAAGAAGCTCGCCGCAAGCGCGACATGGCTGTCGCCGCCCGCTGGAAGGACCGCGAAACGTTCAACAAGGAACGTGAACTCTTCAATGAAAAGTATCAGCTCGGCAAGGAGCGCGTGGACGCTTTGATGTCCGAACGCACCCGCTTGCTCGAAGATGTGCGCGTGGCTCGCGAAGACTTGGCACAGGTCAAGCTCCAGGCCGAAAAGGCCCGTGCCGAATACCTCTCGCTCGCTGCAGGTCCGGAACGCTTGGAAATGCTTGCCAAGTTCCAGGAACAGGGTGTGCCGTTCAAGGTTGCCGATCGCGTCGAAGCGCAGAACAAGGTCAAGAAAGAGATGGGGCTCTACCGCGATGACCCGCTCCGCATTGCCCGCTCGATGCTCGACGTTGCCAAGAAAGAAATGAAGTTTACGCGTGAAGTCCGCACTGAAAAGGCGGACCTCATGTTCGGTAGCTCGGTTGCCGAAGGCGACCGCATGCGCTTGGGCGGCCTCTTTGCCATGCAGATGGCGAAGGTCACCGATATCAACGGTTTCCATCCGTCGGCTTTGATGCTCCCGGTGGCAGGCGAAAAGAAGCGTGTCTATAGCTGGCAAGAAAATCTCTCTCCCGAAACGCGCAAGGATGTGGCAAAGGCTTTTGCTGGTGCAAATGATTCTGCATTCGTGATGGTGCCGGTTGATGTCCTCCTCAGTACCGAACTTTCGAGCGAACTTGCAAACCACCAGGAAACCACGTGGAAAGAAGACTTTGCTGAATTTTTCCACAACGGTGGCATTCTGATGTACCCGATTGCAACGCTCTTTATCCTCGGCCTTGTCATCTTCCTCGTGCGCCTTGTTTGGCTCCTCATCCTTGGCTTTGGTGGCCGTGGTGCCCGCAATGCGGCTAAGGCTCTCGCTAATAGCGACCTCCGTCTTGCAACTGCTGAATCCCAGAGGGCTCATGGCGAAGTGGGCAAGGTGTTGCGCTCTGTGCTTGGCAAGAATTTCAAGGACCGCGCGAGTGCCGAAAAGTCTCTCGAAGTACTCTTCGCTGGCGAAGTGCCCAAGCTCGAAATGGGTCTCAGCTGGATATCCGTGTTTGCCTCGACGGCGCCGCTCCTCGGTCTTTTGGGTACCGTTATGGGTATGATTGAACTTTTCAATGTCATCACCATGCACGGCACGAGCGACCCGAAGCTTTTGGCTGGCGGTATTTCCATCGCCCTCGTGACGACGGAAGCAGGCCTTATCGTGGCTATCCCGCTCCAACTCTTGCACACGCTCCTCGTGAACATCTCGGATTCTGTCCGTACTCGTATGGAAAAGACGGGCCTTGCCGTCCTCAACGCTATCTGGATTAAGGAAAAGTAA
- a CDS encoding lipopolysaccharide assembly protein LapB yields the protein MLCFLLFLPLNVFAADDFFFKANELYDQGRYKESVKYYRAAIDDGRYEPFAWFNLGNALVQLGKKEVAMVAYKRTVELLPDFVKAWMLLGDLYYLAESPSDAIVAYNRAIELGTETDHIHFALAECYMKGSDWTLAQKHFERALALNPDRMDAWYGLAEVYEKLGDYEYAVKTLKNALQMTATAGADVHYTLSYYYRSMDSTRLALNEMENGIMMDPENVSARRYLAQMYVKNESPWMAIFTLEEGLRHKKGIADLNLDLGQIYFTQKRYDEAFECYMKAWRAGNSQGRIGAENVGHIFSNAGDTEKAETLYARIRDKK from the coding sequence GTGCTTTGCTTCTTGCTGTTTTTGCCGTTGAATGTTTTTGCTGCGGATGATTTCTTCTTCAAGGCGAACGAACTTTACGACCAGGGGCGTTACAAGGAATCGGTGAAGTATTACCGTGCTGCGATTGACGATGGCCGTTACGAGCCTTTTGCGTGGTTCAACTTGGGCAATGCCCTTGTGCAACTCGGCAAAAAAGAAGTCGCGATGGTTGCTTACAAGCGCACTGTTGAACTCCTTCCGGACTTTGTAAAGGCTTGGATGCTTCTCGGCGACCTCTATTATCTCGCCGAATCTCCTAGCGATGCGATTGTCGCCTACAATCGTGCCATTGAACTTGGGACGGAAACGGACCACATCCATTTTGCCCTTGCGGAATGTTATATGAAAGGCAGCGACTGGACGCTTGCCCAAAAGCATTTTGAACGTGCGCTGGCGCTAAACCCGGACCGCATGGATGCCTGGTACGGCCTTGCCGAAGTCTATGAAAAGCTTGGCGATTACGAATATGCGGTGAAGACGCTCAAAAATGCGCTCCAGATGACAGCGACCGCTGGCGCCGACGTACATTACACGCTCTCGTATTATTACCGCAGCATGGATTCTACGCGGCTCGCTCTCAATGAAATGGAAAACGGCATCATGATGGATCCCGAAAACGTTTCCGCTCGCCGTTATCTCGCTCAAATGTACGTCAAGAATGAATCCCCGTGGATGGCGATTTTCACGCTCGAAGAAGGCCTCCGCCACAAGAAAGGAATTGCGGACTTGAATCTTGATTTAGGGCAGATTTACTTTACGCAAAAACGTTACGACGAAGCGTTTGAATGTTACATGAAGGCTTGGCGTGCAGGCAATTCTCAAGGTCGCATCGGTGCTGAAAACGTTGGCCACATCTTCTCGAACGCTGGCGACACCGAAAAAGCCGAAACCCTCTACGCCCGCATCCGTGATAAGAAATAA
- a CDS encoding energy transducer TonB yields MLDFCAKYFRFPVAFVLSFVVGAVFFLAIPVINVLFFDKGVKSEKVLEEVTEVEVLVSEKKPEVKQKVIRTVATPNTFKVSAHMGVSRSQNFQMDLSLARGAAGDGVAVDAGTMENVIYEAGEVDEQAQVLREIQPKFPDRAKKMGVSGYVKVFIVIDVNGDVSQAQVLTQDPAGYGFDIEALKAIRQWKFSPAQLRGFPVAQKATKEFRFVK; encoded by the coding sequence ATGCTTGACTTTTGTGCGAAATATTTCCGATTCCCGGTGGCGTTTGTGCTCTCGTTTGTCGTGGGCGCAGTGTTCTTCCTTGCAATCCCGGTCATCAACGTGTTGTTCTTCGATAAAGGCGTGAAGTCCGAAAAAGTTCTCGAAGAAGTGACCGAAGTTGAAGTCCTCGTGAGTGAGAAAAAGCCCGAAGTGAAGCAGAAGGTCATCCGTACGGTGGCGACTCCGAACACGTTCAAGGTTTCGGCGCACATGGGCGTATCCCGTAGCCAGAATTTCCAGATGGATTTGTCGCTTGCCCGTGGTGCCGCTGGCGATGGCGTTGCCGTGGATGCAGGTACGATGGAAAACGTAATTTACGAGGCTGGCGAAGTGGATGAACAGGCGCAAGTGTTGCGTGAAATCCAGCCGAAGTTCCCGGACCGCGCCAAGAAAATGGGCGTTTCGGGTTACGTGAAAGTATTTATTGTGATTGATGTGAACGGCGATGTTTCGCAGGCTCAGGTGCTGACACAGGACCCGGCTGGCTATGGCTTTGATATCGAAGCGCTCAAGGCTATTCGCCAGTGGAAGTTCTCCCCGGCGCAGTTACGCGGCTTCCCAGTAGCACAGAAGGCTACAAAGGAGTTCCGTTTTGTTAAGTAA
- a CDS encoding biopolymer transporter ExbD, whose product MSFIRKRSRSGGGIDVSPMLDMVFILLIFFIVTSTFTRETGVDVTKPKASTAKELAKESILIGVTRQGTIHINETQVNLSTLQTVLRQMMAEAPDRPVIIVSDRDAPNGVVVDILDECNLAKVRKVSISANKEE is encoded by the coding sequence ATGAGTTTTATCCGTAAACGTTCGAGAAGCGGTGGTGGCATTGATGTCTCTCCGATGCTCGATATGGTGTTCATCCTTTTGATCTTCTTCATCGTGACTTCGACGTTCACGCGCGAAACAGGCGTGGATGTGACGAAGCCGAAGGCGAGTACCGCAAAGGAACTTGCGAAGGAAAGCATTTTGATTGGTGTCACCCGTCAGGGGACCATCCACATCAACGAGACGCAGGTGAACCTCTCGACTTTGCAGACCGTGCTCCGCCAGATGATGGCCGAAGCACCGGACCGCCCGGTGATTATCGTGAGCGACCGCGATGCCCCCAACGGTGTTGTTGTTGATATCCTCGATGAATGTAATTTGGCGAAGGTGAGAAAAGTCTCTATTTCCGCGAATAAGGAGGAGTAG
- a CDS encoding DUF3450 family protein, with protein MKFSFLPKVLLCLGLSGVFAMAQETVESVRRQIKSVEAETAREKSMHEAEKKRHAEFVEVGRKKVQNLSAQNKSLKAEIDSLNVELKKISAARAKTNGSIRYFENRKTKYADSLATVIDSLVPFFESDFPYRTDEAVKNIQEIASMLHKGLIETDDALNRTMEVFYDRIRLGYTTEVWKGFLQVDARNVAGTYLRYGAVASIFVSNDGNDVLFLTRNGLGYSWKNVSEDLTMRTILKDVMKVAEGKTAPRLVTIPVSFPKEAN; from the coding sequence ATGAAATTTTCATTCCTTCCTAAAGTATTGTTGTGTCTGGGGCTTTCTGGCGTTTTTGCCATGGCCCAAGAAACGGTAGAAAGCGTTCGTCGCCAAATCAAGTCGGTCGAAGCCGAAACCGCTCGCGAAAAATCCATGCACGAAGCCGAAAAAAAGCGCCATGCTGAATTCGTTGAAGTCGGTCGCAAAAAGGTGCAGAACCTCTCGGCCCAGAACAAGTCCTTGAAAGCCGAAATTGATTCGCTCAATGTAGAACTCAAGAAAATTTCTGCTGCTCGCGCCAAAACGAATGGCTCGATTCGCTATTTCGAAAACCGCAAGACGAAGTACGCCGATTCTCTTGCAACGGTCATCGATTCTCTCGTGCCGTTCTTTGAATCGGATTTCCCGTACCGCACGGACGAAGCCGTCAAGAACATCCAGGAAATTGCAAGCATGTTGCACAAGGGCTTGATCGAAACGGACGACGCCTTGAACCGCACGATGGAAGTCTTTTACGACCGCATTCGCCTGGGTTACACCACCGAAGTTTGGAAGGGCTTTTTGCAGGTGGACGCTCGCAACGTGGCCGGAACGTATTTGCGCTACGGTGCAGTCGCTTCGATCTTTGTCAGCAATGACGGTAACGATGTTCTGTTCCTCACTCGTAACGGCCTCGGCTACTCCTGGAAGAACGTTTCTGAAGACCTCACGATGCGCACCATTCTCAAGGACGTGATGAAGGTCGCCGAAGGCAAGACCGCACCAAGACTTGTGACTATCCCAGTATCTTTCCCGAAGGAGGCTAACTAA
- the rsgA gene encoding ribosome small subunit-dependent GTPase A — MRNNDFDSDENEAPLKSVRTSRREHRSRRIDVMRELESGVVDERPIKERFSREFKKAKIKRIKNPVENIGEENCVEGLVLEVHRRTCEVRLNEKEVPAQGGHDNLPTSDFLPSTVTAMYRATTSKTLGEFPAVGDRVLLGLVNDADDEGDGVGSQKYCVVRVLPRKSELKRPGPRDSFYKQQTLAANIDQVVIVASVTLPEFNYGFMDRFLLAANLNDLPFVLVLTKMDLLPNGEADLSTDIRDFMKIVDKVIPVSVKSGDGLEVLRNELVGKSSVFSGMSGVGKSTLINELVPHAELRTGDVRERDGKGRHTTTSSSLFDFPGGGYVIDTPGIRSIGLMDMEPETLAKIFPGFFENDLFTCKFSNCKHLKEPGCAVRAAVESGKISEARYASYVRILNSGK; from the coding sequence ATGCGAAATAACGATTTTGATTCCGACGAAAATGAAGCTCCATTGAAGAGTGTTCGCACGTCCAGACGCGAACACAGAAGCCGCCGTATCGACGTGATGCGAGAATTGGAATCGGGAGTCGTTGATGAACGTCCGATCAAGGAGCGTTTCAGCCGCGAATTTAAAAAGGCGAAAATCAAGCGCATCAAGAATCCGGTCGAAAACATCGGTGAAGAAAATTGCGTGGAAGGGCTTGTGCTCGAAGTCCACCGCCGCACCTGCGAAGTGAGATTAAACGAGAAGGAGGTGCCCGCTCAAGGCGGGCATGACAACCTTCCTACTTCCGACTTCCTACCGTCTACTGTTACCGCCATGTACCGTGCGACCACGTCCAAGACGCTCGGGGAATTCCCTGCCGTGGGCGACCGCGTTTTGCTCGGACTCGTGAACGATGCTGATGACGAAGGCGATGGTGTCGGTTCGCAGAAGTATTGCGTTGTGCGAGTGCTCCCGCGAAAGAGCGAACTCAAGCGCCCGGGTCCGCGCGATAGCTTCTACAAGCAGCAGACGCTTGCCGCGAATATCGACCAGGTCGTGATTGTCGCGAGTGTGACGCTGCCGGAATTCAACTACGGGTTCATGGACCGCTTTTTGCTTGCCGCAAACTTGAACGATTTGCCGTTTGTGCTGGTGCTTACCAAGATGGATTTGCTGCCGAATGGCGAAGCGGACCTATCGACGGATATTCGCGACTTTATGAAAATCGTGGACAAGGTGATTCCCGTGAGCGTTAAAAGTGGGGATGGTCTCGAAGTCCTGCGCAATGAACTCGTCGGTAAATCTTCGGTCTTTAGTGGCATGAGCGGTGTCGGCAAGTCTACGCTCATCAATGAGCTTGTTCCGCACGCCGAACTGCGCACGGGAGATGTCCGCGAACGCGACGGCAAGGGTCGTCATACGACGACCTCTTCGAGCTTGTTCGATTTCCCGGGTGGCGGTTACGTGATTGACACGCCGGGTATCCGTAGCATTGGCCTTATGGACATGGAACCCGAAACGCTCGCCAAAATTTTCCCGGGATTTTTTGAAAATGACTTGTTTACATGCAAGTTTAGCAACTGCAAGCATCTCAAGGAACCGGGCTGTGCCGTGCGTGCAGCCGTCGAATCGGGTAAAATCTCCGAAGCCCGTTATGCAAGCTATGTACGAATTTTGAATTCAGGAAAGTAA
- a CDS encoding UbiA family prenyltransferase, with protein MTRPVNIVIAIITLLVGYTLLQHNPTLPVLILQMLGFATAIGFANIQNDILDLECDKLSHPERPLATGEVSVKAARITCYTLAAITLLCGIGDSVIQNIRFIDIVKDPEHALDFGWMGALILSFPMWFFALLCALLVAYNRTLKRSPALKNITVAFLCTTPLLYAVQHFFNFSNHDFPEEHMWAIIPAIPFAFLLTIAREIYKDLEDKTGDLKAGIMTFPLVVGDKVARRLAGDIIIFTWISLPVPVFFLDKLFNHNYPPIFLAMTAATLTPCFFIVIMSASSQNYRRAQTFTKFAMLLGLISLLFCSIVQ; from the coding sequence ATGACTCGTCCCGTGAATATCGTGATTGCCATAATCACACTTCTCGTGGGCTACACTTTACTACAGCACAACCCCACCCTCCCTGTTTTAATCCTGCAAATGCTCGGTTTTGCCACCGCCATTGGATTTGCAAACATCCAAAACGACATTCTCGATTTGGAGTGCGACAAGCTGAGCCACCCGGAACGCCCCCTTGCAACCGGCGAAGTTTCGGTCAAGGCAGCCCGCATAACATGCTATACCTTGGCAGCCATAACACTTCTTTGCGGAATTGGCGATAGCGTCATACAAAATATCAGATTCATTGATATTGTTAAAGACCCAGAACACGCTCTTGATTTCGGCTGGATGGGCGCACTCATCTTGTCTTTCCCGATGTGGTTCTTTGCATTGCTTTGCGCACTACTCGTTGCATACAACCGCACGCTCAAGCGTTCTCCAGCACTCAAGAACATCACAGTCGCGTTCCTTTGCACAACTCCGCTACTGTATGCCGTTCAACATTTCTTTAACTTTTCGAACCACGACTTTCCTGAAGAACACATGTGGGCCATCATCCCCGCGATTCCATTTGCGTTTTTGCTGACCATCGCCCGTGAAATCTACAAGGACTTGGAAGACAAAACGGGAGACCTCAAGGCTGGCATTATGACATTCCCGCTCGTTGTTGGAGACAAAGTAGCAAGAAGACTTGCTGGCGATATCATCATTTTCACGTGGATTTCGCTCCCAGTCCCGGTTTTCTTTTTAGACAAACTTTTCAACCACAATTATCCGCCGATTTTCCTCGCCATGACAGCAGCGACACTAACCCCTTGTTTCTTCATCGTCATCATGAGTGCAAGCAGCCAAAATTACCGTCGTGCACAGACATTCACAAAATTTGCAATGTTACTCGGGCTCATTTCACTCCTATTTTGCTCAATAGTCCAATAA